The following proteins are encoded in a genomic region of Liolophura sinensis isolate JHLJ2023 chromosome 7, CUHK_Ljap_v2, whole genome shotgun sequence:
- the LOC135471628 gene encoding cholesterol 25-hydroxylase-like codes for MANGDLNPAIAGPHKRQLRNYSVSGNGSWGHRMTVHVVRGAILTSAVLGTIYVKTLQWYMDALWQWLLTTWVYNSVYFETWFVTVCYAILTAFPLAMDHIAWFDCYKIHPSVRYTHTTILSMLVDAIIYDTPLMLLDTFKIKRYAGVDSGLLEERERYWIQTTRALPREAPAVGQFVWQLAASILAFDAAFFLIHYGFHRNSLLYKYIHRHHHKHDVIYCHVTNQLTIPERLALILSANEALKIFSSHPLTRTAFVPVFIWMLIDNHSGYDVPWGAQHVIPFGLYGGPVKHYYHHEHGGRYYQPFFSYFDKLLLKEPNNNNDLKDLWSRKDH; via the coding sequence ATGGCGAATGGTGATTTGAACCCTGCGATAGCGGGACCCCACAAACGCCAACTCAGGAATTATTCGGTGAGCGGGAACGGGTCCTGGGGCCACCGGATGACAGTTCATGTCGTGAGGGGTGCCATTCTTACCTCGGCAGTATTGGGTACCATATATGTGAAAACTTTGCAATGGTACATGGACGCTCTATGGCAGTGGCTACTAACCACGTGGGTGTACAACTCTGTGTACTTCGAGACGTGGTTTGTGACGGTCTGTTACGCAATTCTAACGGCTTTCCCGCTGGCCATGGATCATATAGCTTGGTTCGATTGTTACAAAATCCACCCGTCAGTCCGCTACACGCACACTACGATACTCTCTATGCTTGTGGACGCCATCATTTACGACACGCCATTAATGCTACTAGACACTTTCAAAATCAAACGATACGCGGGAGTGGATAGTGGGCTACTCGAAGAGAGGGAAAGGTACTGGATTCAGACAACTCGTGCCTTGCCGAGAGAGGCGCCAGCCGTTGGACAATTCGTGTGGCAACTCGCCGCCAGTATTCTTGCCTTCGACGCTGCTTTCTTCCTCATCCACTACGGGTTTCATCGAAATAGTCTActttacaagtatatacatcGTCATCATCATAAACATGACGTAATTTATTGTCACGTGACCAATCAGCTAACGATTCCAGAACGCCTCGCTCTGATTCTGTCAGCCAATGAAGCGTTGAAGATCTTCAGCAGCCATCCGCTGACGCGAACAGCGTTTGTGCCCGTGTTTATCTGGATGTTGATTGACAATCATTCCGGATATGACGTACCATGGGGAGCGCAACACGTCATACCTTTCGGACTGTACGGTGGTCCAGTCAAACATTACTACCACCACGAACATGGTGGCAGATACTACCAGCCATTCTTTAGCTACTTTGACAAACTTCTGTTAAAAGAGCCAAATAACAACAACGATCTCAAGGATTTATGGTCG